The following DNA comes from Candidatus Methanoperedens sp..
ATTGCAAGGATGGTAAGGGAATATTTCCTGCAGCAGAATGCCTATCATGAAGTGGATACCTTCTGCCCCATGGATAAGCAGTACAAGCTCCTGAAAGCTATCACAGCATGGGGCGACAAAGCCCAGTCCGCGCTTGAAGCCGGTGCCGCTATCGAAGACATAATGAAATTGAAATCAAAGGACGACCTTGCAAAAGTCAAATTCGAGAAAGACTTTGACCTCGCACTTGCCGTGATTACAAAGAGCATGGAAGAAGAGTTTACCAAACTGAGGGGTAAGTAACATGACAAAAGAATACAAGACTATAAGGGAAATAGCAGGACCGCTCATCTTTGTAGAGAAAACAGAGCCTGTCGGCTACAATGAACTCGTGAATATTTCTCTTCCCGACGGCACAAGTAAGAGAGGACAGGTGCTTGATACTTCCGGCGACGTGGTCGTGGTGCAGATATTCGAAGGCACGGGAGGGCTTAACAAGGAATGCGGCGTCAGGTTCACCGGAGAAACAATCAAGCTCCCGGTCTCAAAAGACCTGCTGGGCAGGATACTCTCAGGCTCGGGAGAACCCCTGGACGGCGGACCTCGCATCGTGCCAGAGGACAGGCTTGAAATAACAGGCGCAGCGATAAACCCGTATGCACGGCTCCCGCCAAAGGACTTCATCCAGACAGGTATTTCCACCATCGACGGGATGAACACACTCGTGCGCGGTCAGAAACTACCTATTTTCTCAGGCTCAGGTCTTCCGCACAACGAAATTGCACTGCAGATTGCAAGGCAGGCAAAAGTGAGAGGCTCGGAAGAGCAGTTCGCAGTGGTGTTCGCTGCAATGGGCATAACCAATGAAGAGGCGCAGTACTTCATGCGCGACTTTGAGAGGACGGGCGCGCTTGAGAGGGCTGTGGTATTCCTGAATCTGGCAGACGACCCGGCGGTTGAAAGGCTCATCACTCCCAGGCTTGCCCTCACGGCTGCTGAGTACCTTGCATACGAGCACGA
Coding sequences within:
- a CDS encoding ATP synthase subunit B, producing MTKEYKTIREIAGPLIFVEKTEPVGYNELVNISLPDGTSKRGQVLDTSGDVVVVQIFEGTGGLNKECGVRFTGETIKLPVSKDLLGRILSGSGEPLDGGPRIVPEDRLEITGAAINPYARLPPKDFIQTGISTIDGMNTLVRGQKLPIFSGSGLPHNEIALQIARQAKVRGSEEQFAVVFAAMGITNEEAQYFMRDFERTGALERAVVFLNLADDPAVERLITPRLALTAAEYLAYEHDMHVLVILTDITNYCEALRQMGAAREEVPGRRGYPGYMYTDLASLYERAGVIKGRKGSVTQFSILSMPGDDITHPIPDLSGYITEGQIVISRELHRKGIYPPVNVLPSLSRLMNSGIGASRTREDHKAVSDQLYATYAEGKDLRGLVAIVGKDALSDRDKKFLEFADMFEDRFVRQGADENRDIETTLDLGWELLAELPEAQLTRIDNKYIMKYHPAHKAKEEK